Proteins encoded by one window of Streptacidiphilus sp. PB12-B1b:
- the mgrA gene encoding L-glyceraldehyde 3-phosphate reductase, whose product MIPAPYRAAENRYDGTAQAGAMAYRRTGRSGLKLPEISLGLWHNFGDDKPLETQRAILRRAFDLGVTHFDLANNYGPPYGAAEANFGRHLAADFRPYRDELVISTKAGYDMWPGPYGEWGSRKYLTASLDQSLSRMGLDYVDIFYSHRFDPQTPLEETMGALASAVQQGKALYVGISSYSAENTRKAAAILRGLGVPLLIHQPSYSMLNRWIEEDGLLDVLAEEGAGCIGFAPLAQGMLTDRYLHGIPEGSRASQGKSLDPAALTEQTLFKLRALNDIAAKRGQSLAQLALKWLLRDERMTSALIGASSVAQLEANIASVQGEPLSDEELAEIDRYATDADINIWSASSED is encoded by the coding sequence ATGATCCCAGCTCCGTACCGGGCCGCAGAGAACCGCTACGACGGCACGGCACAGGCCGGCGCCATGGCCTACCGCCGGACCGGGCGCAGCGGGCTGAAGCTGCCCGAGATCTCGCTCGGCCTGTGGCACAACTTCGGCGACGACAAGCCGCTGGAGACCCAGCGGGCGATCCTGCGCCGCGCCTTCGACCTCGGCGTCACGCACTTCGACCTGGCCAACAACTACGGCCCGCCGTACGGCGCGGCCGAGGCCAACTTCGGTCGGCACCTGGCCGCCGACTTCCGCCCGTACCGGGACGAGTTGGTCATCTCCACCAAGGCCGGGTACGACATGTGGCCCGGCCCGTACGGGGAGTGGGGCTCGCGCAAGTACCTCACCGCCAGCCTGGACCAGTCGCTGAGCCGGATGGGCCTGGACTACGTCGACATCTTCTACTCGCACCGCTTCGACCCGCAGACCCCGCTGGAGGAGACGATGGGGGCGCTCGCCTCCGCCGTCCAGCAGGGCAAGGCGCTGTACGTCGGCATCTCCTCCTACAGCGCGGAGAACACCCGCAAGGCCGCGGCCATCCTGCGCGGGCTCGGGGTGCCGCTGCTGATCCACCAGCCCTCCTACTCGATGCTGAACCGCTGGATCGAGGAGGACGGGCTGCTGGACGTCCTGGCCGAGGAGGGCGCGGGCTGCATCGGCTTCGCGCCGCTGGCCCAGGGCATGCTCACCGACCGCTACCTGCACGGCATCCCGGAGGGCTCGCGGGCCTCGCAGGGCAAGTCGCTGGATCCGGCGGCGCTGACCGAGCAGACCCTGTTCAAGCTGCGCGCCCTGAACGACATCGCGGCCAAGCGCGGCCAGTCGCTGGCGCAGCTGGCGCTGAAGTGGCTGCTGCGCGACGAGCGGATGACCTCGGCGCTGATCGGCGCCTCCTCGGTGGCGCAGCTGGAGGCCAACATCGCCTCGGTGCAGGGCGAGCCGCTGTCGGATGAGGAGCTGGCCGAGATCGACCGCTACGCGACCGACGCGGACATCAACATCTGGTCGGCGTCCAGCGAGGACTGA
- a CDS encoding isoprenyl transferase: MDLGAVIRRTPVLRQLTYGLYGRRVEAHLDRSRVPRHVGVMLDGNRRWARAAGMSTVDGHQSGADKIPDFLGWCEETGVEVVTLWLLSTDNLTRPQEEVVPLLGIIEQAVRDLVADGRWRVHPVGALDLLPPQTAEVLKAADEATAHRSGIVVNVAVGYGGRHEIAEAVRKLLQEQAALGTSVEELAEMIDVEHIARHLYTSGQPDPDLVIRTSGEQRLSGFLLWQSAHSEFYFCEAYWPAFRKVDFLRALRDYAARQRRFGG; this comes from the coding sequence ATGGATCTGGGCGCGGTGATCCGACGTACGCCGGTGCTTCGGCAGCTGACGTACGGCCTCTACGGACGGCGCGTGGAAGCCCACCTCGACAGGAGCAGAGTGCCCCGCCACGTCGGCGTGATGCTCGACGGCAACCGTCGCTGGGCCCGCGCCGCGGGGATGTCCACCGTGGACGGCCACCAGAGCGGCGCCGACAAGATCCCCGACTTCCTCGGCTGGTGCGAGGAGACCGGCGTGGAGGTGGTCACGCTGTGGCTGCTGTCCACCGACAACCTCACCCGCCCGCAGGAGGAGGTCGTCCCGTTGCTCGGCATCATCGAGCAGGCCGTCCGCGACCTGGTGGCCGACGGACGCTGGCGGGTGCACCCGGTGGGCGCGCTGGACCTGCTGCCGCCGCAGACCGCCGAGGTGCTCAAGGCGGCCGACGAGGCCACCGCGCACCGCAGCGGGATAGTCGTCAACGTGGCCGTGGGCTACGGCGGTCGGCACGAGATCGCCGAGGCCGTCCGCAAGCTGCTGCAGGAACAGGCCGCGCTGGGCACCTCGGTGGAGGAGCTGGCCGAGATGATCGACGTCGAGCACATCGCCCGGCACCTCTACACCAGCGGCCAGCCCGACCCGGACCTGGTCATCCGCACCTCCGGCGAGCAGCGGCTGTCCGGCTTCCTGCTCTGGCAGAGCGCCCACTCCGAGTTCTACTTCTGCGAGGCCTACTGGCCCGCCTTCCGCAAGGTCGACTTCCTGCGCGCGCTGCGCGACTACGCGGCCCGGCAGCGCCGCTTCGGTGGCTGA
- a CDS encoding PhoH family protein, protein MVSSKSRRSLHDRRTYVLDTSVLLADPVAMTRFEEHEVVLPVVVVTELEAKRHHPELGYFARQALRLLDDYRIRYGRLDAPIPVGEIGGTIRVELNHTDPSVLPAGYRLGDSDSRILAVARNLQAEGYDVTVVSKDLPMRVKASSVGLLAEEYRAELAITSGWTGMAELAVSGEQVDSLFGGADHGGGGVDLPEARDLPVHTGLVLTSERGKALGRVTPDGRVRLVRGDREVFGLRGRSAEQRIALDLLLDPEIGIISMGGRAGTGKSALALCAGLESVLERRQHRKVMVFRPLYAVGGQELGYLPGSESEKMSPWAQAVFDTLSAVTTPDVIEEVLARGMLEVLPLTHIRGRSLHDAFVIVDEAQSLERNVLLTVLSRIGQGSRVVLTHDVAQRDNLRVGRYDGVVAVVEKLKGHPLFAHITLTRSERSAIAALVTEMLEDIPG, encoded by the coding sequence GTGGTCAGCTCCAAGAGCCGCCGGAGTTTGCATGACCGGCGCACGTACGTCCTCGACACCAGCGTGCTGCTGGCCGACCCGGTCGCCATGACCCGCTTCGAGGAGCACGAAGTCGTGCTCCCGGTGGTCGTGGTGACCGAGCTGGAGGCCAAGCGGCACCATCCGGAACTCGGCTACTTCGCCCGGCAGGCGCTGCGCCTGCTGGACGACTACCGGATCCGGTACGGCCGTCTCGACGCCCCTATCCCGGTGGGCGAGATCGGCGGCACGATCCGGGTCGAGCTGAACCACACGGATCCGTCCGTGCTCCCGGCGGGCTACCGCCTCGGGGACAGCGACAGCCGGATCCTGGCGGTGGCCCGCAACCTCCAGGCCGAGGGGTACGACGTCACCGTCGTCTCCAAGGACCTGCCGATGCGGGTCAAGGCCAGCTCGGTGGGGCTGCTCGCGGAGGAGTACCGCGCCGAGCTCGCCATCACCTCCGGCTGGACCGGGATGGCCGAGCTGGCGGTCTCCGGCGAGCAGGTGGACTCCCTGTTCGGCGGTGCCGACCACGGCGGCGGCGGGGTGGACCTGCCCGAGGCCCGCGACCTGCCGGTGCACACCGGCCTGGTGCTGACCTCCGAGCGCGGCAAGGCGCTCGGCCGGGTCACCCCGGACGGCCGGGTGCGGCTGGTGCGCGGCGACCGGGAGGTCTTCGGACTGCGCGGCCGCAGCGCCGAGCAGCGGATCGCGCTGGATCTGCTGCTCGACCCGGAGATCGGGATCATCTCGATGGGTGGCCGGGCCGGCACCGGAAAGTCCGCGCTGGCGCTGTGCGCGGGCCTGGAGTCGGTCCTGGAGCGCCGCCAGCACCGCAAGGTGATGGTCTTCCGCCCGCTCTACGCGGTCGGCGGCCAGGAGCTGGGCTACCTGCCCGGCTCCGAGTCGGAGAAGATGAGCCCCTGGGCCCAGGCGGTCTTCGACACCCTCTCCGCGGTGACCACGCCGGACGTGATCGAGGAGGTGCTGGCCCGGGGCATGCTGGAGGTCCTGCCGCTCACCCACATCCGGGGCCGCTCGCTGCACGACGCCTTCGTGATCGTCGACGAGGCCCAGTCGCTGGAGCGCAACGTCCTGCTGACGGTGCTGTCCAGAATCGGCCAGGGCTCCCGGGTGGTGCTCACCCACGACGTCGCGCAGCGCGACAACCTGCGGGTGGGCCGGTACGACGGGGTGGTCGCGGTGGTGGAGAAGCTCAAGGGTCATCCGCTGTTCGCGCACATCACCCTGACGCGCTCGGAGCGTTCGGCGATTGCGGCGCTGGTGACCGAGATGCTGGAGGACATCCCCGGCTGA
- a CDS encoding transglycosylase SLT domain-containing protein has product MSDNLALQANAQQADATAAAQKAADQAARLAAAHAATAKSNAEKAAAAKAAAIAKAKADAKAAANAAAASRTQLAQTYAPGTVQALAESIIGNATQFGCFSEIVTRESGWNYTATNAASGAYGLVQALPGDKMASAGSDWRTNPATQIKWGLSYMDSRYGSPCGAWSFWQAHSWY; this is encoded by the coding sequence GTGAGCGACAACCTCGCCCTGCAGGCCAACGCGCAGCAGGCGGACGCCACCGCCGCCGCGCAGAAGGCCGCGGACCAGGCCGCCCGCCTCGCCGCCGCCCACGCGGCGACCGCCAAGTCCAACGCCGAGAAGGCAGCAGCCGCCAAGGCCGCCGCCATCGCCAAGGCCAAGGCGGACGCCAAGGCCGCGGCCAACGCCGCCGCGGCGAGCCGGACCCAGCTGGCGCAGACCTACGCCCCCGGCACGGTGCAGGCCCTGGCCGAGTCGATCATAGGAAACGCCACCCAGTTCGGCTGCTTCAGCGAGATCGTCACGCGCGAGAGCGGCTGGAACTACACCGCGACCAATGCCGCCTCCGGCGCGTACGGCCTGGTCCAGGCCCTGCCCGGGGACAAGATGGCCTCGGCCGGCTCCGACTGGCGGACCAACCCGGCCACGCAGATAAAGTGGGGCCTCAGCTACATGGACTCCCGCTACGGCAGCCCGTGCGGCGCCTGGTCGTTCTGGCAGGCGCACAGCTGGTACTAG
- a CDS encoding AI-2E family transporter — MSGEGREGLRAWGASAARRISERLERGRRAAEHDIHQAEHRNDPPPVHPAPVLSDPHGGPAFPALATSPSEAVPWSLRVSAEIIWRLLIVGAGLYVLFQVVQTLRIVAFAFVAALLISALLQPTVSRLQRLGLPRALAAAVTFVGGLIGIGLVGWFVGWQVSTNLGEVTTKVQSGIAQIHDWLTHGPMHLTDTQINQFVKQLQNAVGSNSDQITSFGFSTVGIVIEIVTGVFLAAFCTFFLIYDGARIWGWLLKLFPPTARIAMAGAGPRAWSTLSAYVRGTVLVAFIDSVSIGIGIFLLGVPLALPVSVLIFLGAFVPLVGALVTGTIAVLIALVTKSVFTAAMVLVVLLAVQQIEGHLLQPLILGRAVRVHPIAVVLSVTVGSIIGGIGGAIVAVPLVAVTNTTVGYLKARQRAGEDVRVALLTAQAEARATAADTGEAPTPES, encoded by the coding sequence ATGTCGGGCGAGGGGCGAGAGGGACTCAGGGCCTGGGGGGCCTCCGCCGCGCGGCGGATCTCCGAGCGGTTGGAGCGCGGCCGCCGGGCGGCCGAGCACGACATCCACCAGGCCGAGCACCGCAACGACCCGCCGCCGGTGCACCCCGCGCCCGTGCTCTCCGATCCGCACGGCGGCCCGGCCTTCCCGGCCCTGGCGACCAGCCCCAGCGAGGCCGTGCCCTGGAGCCTGCGGGTCTCCGCCGAGATCATCTGGCGGCTGCTGATCGTCGGCGCGGGCCTGTACGTCCTGTTCCAGGTTGTGCAGACGCTGCGCATCGTCGCCTTCGCCTTCGTCGCGGCCCTGCTCATCAGCGCGTTGCTGCAGCCCACCGTCTCCCGGCTGCAGCGCCTCGGCCTGCCCCGGGCCCTGGCCGCCGCGGTCACCTTCGTCGGCGGCCTGATCGGGATAGGGCTGGTCGGCTGGTTCGTCGGCTGGCAGGTCAGCACCAACCTGGGCGAGGTCACCACCAAGGTCCAGTCCGGCATCGCGCAGATCCACGACTGGCTGACGCACGGCCCCATGCACCTGACGGACACCCAGATCAACCAGTTCGTCAAGCAGTTGCAGAACGCCGTGGGCTCCAACAGCGACCAGATCACCTCCTTCGGCTTCTCCACCGTCGGCATCGTCATCGAGATCGTGACCGGGGTGTTCCTGGCCGCGTTCTGCACCTTCTTCCTGATCTACGACGGCGCCCGGATCTGGGGCTGGCTGCTGAAGCTGTTCCCGCCCACCGCCCGGATCGCCATGGCCGGCGCCGGCCCCCGGGCCTGGTCCACGCTGAGCGCCTACGTCCGCGGGACCGTCCTGGTCGCCTTCATCGACTCGGTCTCCATCGGCATCGGCATCTTCCTGCTCGGGGTGCCGCTGGCGCTGCCGGTCTCCGTGCTGATCTTCCTCGGCGCGTTCGTGCCGCTGGTCGGCGCGCTGGTCACCGGGACGATCGCGGTGCTGATCGCGCTGGTCACCAAGAGCGTCTTCACCGCGGCGATGGTGCTGGTGGTGCTGCTGGCCGTGCAGCAGATCGAAGGGCACCTGCTGCAGCCGCTGATCCTCGGCCGCGCGGTGCGGGTCCACCCCATCGCGGTGGTGCTGTCGGTCACGGTCGGCTCGATCATCGGCGGCATCGGCGGCGCCATCGTCGCCGTCCCGCTGGTCGCGGTCACCAACACCACCGTCGGCTACCTCAAGGCCCGCCAGCGCGCGGGCGAGGACGTCCGGGTCGCCCTGCTCACCGCCCAGGCCGAGGCCCGCGCCACCGCCGCCGACACGGGCGAGGCCCCGACCCCGGAGAGCTGA
- a CDS encoding alkyl hydroperoxide reductase has product MALDELKAALPEYAKDLKLNLGSVVGNSDLPAQQLWGMVLACAIASRGERVLAELEPQARAELSPEAYTAAKSAAAMMAMNNVYYRTLHLLSDKEYGTLRAGLRMNVIGNPGVEKVDFELWCLAVSAINGCGQCLDSHEQVLRKAGVERETVQAAIRIASVVQAVAVTLEAEGRLPAQA; this is encoded by the coding sequence GTGGCTCTCGATGAACTCAAGGCCGCGCTGCCCGAGTACGCCAAGGACCTGAAGCTGAACCTCGGCTCGGTCGTCGGCAACTCCGACCTGCCGGCCCAGCAGCTCTGGGGCATGGTGCTGGCCTGCGCGATCGCCTCGCGCGGCGAGCGGGTGCTGGCTGAGCTGGAGCCGCAGGCCAGGGCGGAGCTGAGCCCGGAGGCGTACACCGCGGCCAAGTCCGCCGCCGCGATGATGGCCATGAACAACGTGTACTACCGCACGCTGCACCTGCTCTCCGACAAGGAGTACGGGACGCTGCGGGCCGGGCTGCGGATGAACGTCATCGGCAACCCGGGCGTGGAGAAGGTCGACTTCGAGCTGTGGTGCCTCGCGGTCTCCGCGATCAACGGCTGCGGCCAGTGCCTGGACTCGCACGAGCAGGTGCTGCGCAAGGCGGGCGTGGAGCGGGAGACCGTCCAGGCCGCGATCCGGATCGCCTCGGTGGTCCAGGCCGTCGCGGTGACGCTGGAGGCCGAGGGACGCCTGCCCGCGCAGGCGTAG
- a CDS encoding peroxiredoxin, whose product MLTIGDKFPAYDLNACVDLDADRAFAQINHKSYEGKWRIVFFWPMDFTFVCPTEIAAFGKLNEEFADRDAQVLGVSGDSEYVHHAWRKDHKDLRDLPFPMLADVKHELMRECGVEGEDGTAQRAVFIVDPNNEIQFVMVTAGSVGRNPKEVLRVLDALQTDELCPCNWNKGETTLDPVALLAGE is encoded by the coding sequence GTGCTCACCATCGGTGACAAGTTCCCCGCGTACGACCTGAACGCCTGCGTCGACCTCGACGCGGACCGGGCCTTCGCCCAGATCAACCACAAGTCCTACGAGGGCAAGTGGCGGATCGTCTTCTTCTGGCCGATGGACTTCACCTTCGTGTGTCCCACCGAGATCGCCGCCTTCGGCAAGCTGAACGAGGAGTTCGCCGACCGCGACGCGCAGGTCCTCGGCGTCTCCGGCGACTCCGAGTACGTGCACCACGCCTGGCGCAAGGACCACAAGGACCTGCGCGACCTGCCCTTCCCGATGCTCGCGGACGTCAAGCACGAGCTGATGCGGGAGTGCGGCGTCGAGGGCGAGGACGGCACCGCGCAGCGCGCCGTGTTCATCGTGGACCCCAACAACGAGATCCAGTTCGTCATGGTCACCGCCGGTTCCGTGGGCCGCAACCCCAAGGAGGTGCTGCGGGTGCTGGACGCGCTGCAGACCGACGAGCTGTGCCCGTGCAACTGGAACAAGGGCGAGACCACGCTCGACCCGGTCGCCCTGCTCGCGGGCGAGTGA
- a CDS encoding LysR substrate-binding domain-containing protein: MSKARTPTPAQLRAFVAVVEHRHFRDAAAAIGMSQPALSGAVAALEDGLGAQLVERTTRKVIITPLGERVADHARGVLAGLHALTEEVEASRLPFTGPLHLGVIPTVAPYLLPTVLRLARDSYPELELHIHEERTARLLDGLGSGRLDVLVLALPGGPGMTDIPLYDEDFVLVTPTGHGLAGRTGVPRDLLLDLDVLLLEEGHCLRDQALELCREAPGGTRAAGLPTLVQLVAGGLGVTLLPAAAVAVETGRSDRLATTRFAAPAPGRRIGLTHRPGSARTPEYHRLAAALRDALQALPVRLVC; this comes from the coding sequence ATCAGCAAGGCCCGCACTCCCACGCCCGCCCAGCTCAGGGCCTTCGTCGCGGTCGTGGAGCACCGCCACTTCCGCGACGCCGCCGCCGCGATCGGAATGAGCCAGCCCGCCCTGTCCGGGGCCGTCGCCGCGCTGGAGGACGGACTGGGGGCGCAGCTGGTCGAGCGCACCACCCGCAAGGTCATCATCACCCCGCTGGGGGAGCGCGTCGCCGACCACGCGCGCGGCGTGCTCGCCGGACTGCACGCCCTCACCGAGGAGGTCGAGGCGTCCCGGCTGCCCTTCACCGGCCCGCTGCACCTGGGCGTCATCCCCACCGTCGCCCCCTACCTGCTGCCGACCGTGCTCCGGCTGGCCCGCGACAGCTACCCCGAGCTGGAACTCCACATCCACGAGGAGCGCACCGCCCGGCTGCTCGACGGCCTCGGCTCCGGGAGGCTGGACGTCCTGGTCCTGGCCCTCCCCGGCGGCCCCGGGATGACCGACATCCCGCTGTACGACGAGGACTTCGTCCTGGTCACCCCGACCGGCCACGGGCTCGCCGGGCGCACCGGCGTCCCCCGCGACCTGCTGCTGGACCTGGACGTCCTGCTGCTCGAAGAGGGCCACTGCCTGCGCGACCAGGCCCTGGAGCTGTGCCGGGAGGCCCCCGGCGGCACCCGCGCCGCCGGGCTGCCCACCCTGGTGCAGCTGGTCGCCGGGGGTCTGGGCGTGACGCTGCTCCCGGCCGCCGCCGTCGCGGTCGAGACCGGCCGCTCCGACCGGCTCGCCACCACCCGCTTCGCCGCCCCCGCCCCCGGCCGCCGGATCGGCCTCACCCACCGCCCCGGCTCCGCCCGCACCCCCGAGTACCACCGCCTCGCCGCCGCCCTCCGCGACGCCCTCCAGGCCCTGCCGGTGCGGCTAGTCTGCTGA
- a CDS encoding AAA family ATPase, whose product MYLSRVRIDGIKGFRGSRAVDLTLTRPDGSHAGWTVLAGRNSSGKTSLLQAVAVALLSPAQAYPLVPDLPSWRSADPGRIELTLAGTGDAAATVSGRIDSCAEQGDIDVTCTWVVTPGREQIRPNVVWERTGSAPTADGAPAGPFSDPEWEFALLGTVSGFGPFRRMSENARRDGRAFTSLFSEDAALTEGVAWLVDLDHRSLEGNTGAQETRDAVIALLADGLLPDGLQVAGVSSDGLSVRAADGSEFPLAEMSQGVRTAVALAVSLVWELAQDDPGTWFGRHDGHVAVVRPGIVLIDEVDAHLHVTWQQRIGYWLTSRFPRVQFVVTTHSPYICQAADPGGLIRLGSATDGTAPEVVDEELYRRVVYGSGDDAIMSELFGLETPYSAVAEDARRRIGDLEGRVLSGDASGDELAEYEALSSRLNSSLSARVDEVAGRLARGR is encoded by the coding sequence GTGTACCTGTCGCGTGTACGGATCGACGGCATCAAGGGTTTCCGGGGCTCGCGGGCGGTGGATCTCACGCTGACCCGCCCGGACGGCAGCCACGCGGGCTGGACCGTCCTGGCCGGACGCAACAGCTCGGGCAAGACCAGCCTGCTCCAGGCCGTCGCCGTCGCCCTGCTCTCCCCGGCCCAGGCGTACCCGCTCGTCCCCGACCTCCCCTCCTGGCGCTCGGCCGACCCCGGCCGGATCGAGCTGACCCTCGCCGGGACCGGGGACGCCGCCGCCACCGTCAGCGGCCGGATCGACTCCTGCGCGGAGCAGGGCGACATCGACGTCACCTGCACCTGGGTGGTGACCCCCGGGCGGGAGCAGATCCGGCCGAACGTCGTCTGGGAGCGCACCGGGTCGGCGCCGACGGCCGACGGCGCCCCGGCGGGCCCGTTCTCCGACCCCGAATGGGAGTTCGCCCTGCTCGGCACGGTCTCGGGCTTCGGCCCCTTCCGCCGGATGTCCGAGAACGCCCGCCGGGACGGCCGCGCCTTCACCAGCCTCTTCAGCGAGGACGCCGCCCTGACCGAGGGCGTCGCCTGGCTCGTGGACCTGGACCACCGCAGCCTGGAGGGCAACACCGGCGCGCAGGAGACCAGGGACGCGGTCATCGCGCTGCTCGCCGACGGCCTGCTCCCGGACGGCCTCCAGGTCGCCGGGGTCTCCTCCGACGGGCTCTCGGTGCGGGCCGCCGACGGCAGCGAGTTCCCGCTCGCCGAGATGAGCCAGGGCGTCCGCACCGCCGTGGCCCTCGCCGTCTCCCTGGTCTGGGAGCTGGCCCAGGACGACCCCGGCACCTGGTTCGGACGCCACGACGGCCACGTCGCCGTCGTCCGCCCCGGCATCGTCCTGATCGACGAGGTCGACGCCCACCTGCACGTCACCTGGCAGCAGCGGATCGGCTACTGGCTCACCTCCCGCTTCCCCCGGGTCCAGTTCGTCGTCACCACCCACAGCCCCTACATCTGCCAGGCCGCCGACCCCGGCGGCCTCATCCGCCTCGGCTCCGCCACCGACGGCACCGCCCCCGAGGTCGTCGACGAGGAGCTGTACCGAAGGGTCGTCTACGGCAGTGGCGACGACGCGATCATGTCGGAGCTGTTCGGCCTGGAGACCCCCTACTCGGCGGTCGCCGAGGACGCCCGCCGTCGGATCGGCGATCTGGAGGGCCGGGTGCTGAGCGGCGACGCCTCCGGGGACGAGCTCGCCGAGTACGAGGCGCTGAGCAGCAGACTCAACAGCTCCCTCAGCGCCCGGGTCGACGAGGTGGCCGGCCGACTGGCGCGCGGCCGGTGA
- a CDS encoding HNH endonuclease yields the protein MAARTTALSRQGASGDRARRAWSNADVLRRQLREVLEGMAPGVQRCMYCGDSQGSSIDHFEPLSLAPLKAFAWMNHLLACTHCNSNHKRDRFPVDAEGHCLLVDPTSEDPALHLQLVLRTGEYQARTPKGQATIEVFGLARPSLERGRAKAFVRCRSMLRDLGGLIEAGEDDEAMEVAESLRVQPFADVLHAMQTVQDRPGAAVVLGARELESLRWLTVLLA from the coding sequence TTGGCCGCTCGCACCACCGCCCTTTCCCGCCAGGGCGCGTCCGGCGACCGCGCCCGTCGCGCCTGGTCCAACGCCGATGTGTTACGACGCCAACTGCGAGAGGTGCTGGAGGGCATGGCGCCGGGCGTCCAGCGCTGCATGTACTGCGGCGACAGCCAGGGATCCTCCATCGACCACTTCGAGCCGCTCAGCCTTGCCCCGCTCAAGGCGTTCGCCTGGATGAACCATCTGCTGGCCTGCACCCACTGCAACAGCAACCACAAGCGCGACCGCTTCCCGGTGGACGCGGAGGGCCACTGCCTGCTGGTCGACCCGACCAGTGAGGACCCCGCACTGCACCTCCAACTCGTCCTGCGCACGGGGGAGTACCAGGCCCGGACGCCCAAGGGGCAGGCCACCATCGAGGTTTTCGGACTGGCCCGGCCGTCCCTCGAACGCGGACGGGCCAAGGCGTTCGTCCGCTGCCGGTCGATGCTCCGGGACCTCGGCGGGCTGATCGAGGCGGGCGAGGACGACGAGGCCATGGAGGTCGCCGAATCGCTCCGGGTGCAACCGTTCGCCGACGTGCTGCACGCCATGCAGACCGTCCAGGACCGGCCGGGAGCAGCGGTCGTCCTCGGCGCCCGGGAGCTGGAGAGCCTGCGGTGGCTCACCGTGCTGCTCGCATAG
- a CDS encoding pirin family protein has product MSNLETAPQARVCGGRQDVSGTPVHELLTGKQVPLGESTVVRRLLPNLGRRMIGAWCFVDHYGPDDITDEPGMQVAPHPHTGLQTVSWLHDGQVQHRDSVGSVATVRPRELGLMTAGRAIAHSEQSPRDHGPLLHGAQLWVALPGEHRHTEPHFEHHPVLPEVAAPGLHATVILGELDGALSPGATYSPLVGADLTLAEGASARLPLDPDFEYAVLAMAGAADVDGVRVEPGALLYLGCGRTGLPLRAVTDSSLLLLGGEPFEEKIVMFWNFVARTGEEIAEARDAWNSPSAGSFGEVHGYQGARLLAPPLPPVPLKPRGRAR; this is encoded by the coding sequence ATGAGCAACCTTGAGACCGCCCCGCAGGCGCGGGTCTGCGGCGGGCGGCAGGACGTGTCGGGCACGCCGGTGCACGAGCTGCTGACGGGCAAGCAGGTCCCGCTCGGTGAGAGCACCGTGGTCCGCCGGCTGCTGCCGAACCTCGGCCGCCGCATGATCGGCGCCTGGTGCTTCGTCGACCACTACGGCCCGGACGACATCACCGACGAGCCCGGGATGCAGGTGGCCCCGCACCCGCACACCGGGCTGCAGACCGTCAGCTGGCTGCACGACGGCCAGGTGCAGCACCGCGACAGCGTCGGCAGCGTGGCCACTGTCCGGCCGCGCGAGCTGGGGCTGATGACGGCGGGCCGCGCCATCGCGCACTCCGAGCAGTCCCCGCGCGACCACGGCCCGCTGCTGCACGGCGCGCAACTGTGGGTCGCGCTCCCCGGCGAGCACCGGCACACCGAGCCGCACTTCGAGCACCACCCGGTGCTGCCCGAGGTCGCCGCCCCCGGCCTGCACGCCACCGTCATCCTGGGCGAGCTGGACGGCGCACTCTCGCCCGGCGCCACCTACTCGCCGCTGGTCGGCGCGGACCTCACCCTCGCCGAGGGCGCCTCGGCCCGGCTCCCGCTCGACCCCGACTTCGAGTACGCGGTGCTGGCCATGGCGGGCGCCGCCGACGTCGACGGCGTCCGGGTCGAGCCCGGCGCGCTGCTGTACCTCGGCTGCGGCCGCACCGGGCTGCCGCTGCGCGCCGTCACCGACAGCAGCCTGCTGCTGCTCGGCGGCGAGCCCTTCGAGGAGAAGATCGTCATGTTCTGGAACTTCGTGGCCCGCACCGGCGAGGAGATCGCCGAGGCCCGCGACGCCTGGAACAGCCCGTCCGCCGGCTCCTTCGGCGAGGTCCACGGCTACCAGGGCGCCCGCCTGCTCGCCCCGCCGCTCCCCCCGGTCCCGCTCAAGCCCCGCGGCCGCGCCCGCTGA
- a CDS encoding tetratricopeptide repeat protein, giving the protein MHSSSPTLAAEYARAQLFFDSKAYSDAALILVGVVAQEPANTAARLLLARSYYHSAQLGRAEAELRRILERDPVEAYAHFMLGRTLQRQSRPAEALPHLRLAAAMDTALHAA; this is encoded by the coding sequence ATGCACTCCTCCAGCCCCACCCTCGCCGCGGAGTACGCCCGGGCCCAGCTGTTCTTCGACTCCAAGGCGTACAGCGACGCCGCCCTGATCCTGGTCGGGGTCGTCGCCCAGGAGCCGGCCAACACCGCCGCCCGGCTGCTGCTGGCCCGGTCGTACTACCACTCCGCCCAGCTGGGCCGGGCGGAGGCCGAGCTGCGGCGCATCCTGGAGCGCGACCCGGTCGAGGCGTACGCCCACTTCATGCTGGGCCGCACCCTCCAGCGCCAGAGCCGCCCCGCCGAGGCCCTCCCCCACCTCCGCCTCGCCGCCGCCATGGACACCGCCCTCCACGCCGCCTGA